A region from the Denticeps clupeoides unplaced genomic scaffold, fDenClu1.1, whole genome shotgun sequence genome encodes:
- the LOC114774292 gene encoding adhesion G-protein coupled receptor G2-like, whose translation MWTWFTATRSVNTDTLCKGATFDDRCNLYSQSFGYRIDLNNDLKCRLCGNPAKPLSVLKVNFTFGDEKGSAISPKDAATAMKDLRSVADMMGNLTAAAISIGPVSGVMVKANNISTVQTLSIVQSDNLSIVESEDVFSKYPISLSVPKEAFEIAFRSQNTTFAGVFKFPNLGQDTQNTLYNSIYAIEMGVNVSNLSNPIRLNIKLDKEGTRNYTCSSWDGEGNATNWTTDGCFTSLLNGTTQDPSNYISKVDLDTLTYITYIGCGMSMFFLGIALLKHAVVRNTRHGSKILANLFVALFLLNLLFLSNTWMTNLNNVILCKAVASLMHYFMLSSFNWFAVEAFHLCLQIYRYSSSDIHNYMVKVCIAGWAPSMFVVMGIFSVGKYGNLTITTYSGNSVSMCWITDSFLHYVVNTSYYSLIFLFTFITFIIMLHWLHLLRSKIGSSQLSGRAGIFTIVGLFCSLGLSWGFAFFSYGALRVPSYYIFTILNSFQGFILFLYYYKTNMAPVQSSQTNTSVSTLNIFDNPYVVKK comes from the exons ATGTGGACTTGGTTTACAGCCACTCGATCTGTGAATACAGATACCTTGTGTAAAGGGGCGACGTTTGATGACAGATGCAACC TATATTCACAGTCCTTCGGATACAGGATCGACCTGAACAATGACTTAAAATGTCGATTGTGTGGGAATCCTGCGAAACCCCTAAGTGTGCTAAAagtgaattttacatttggagaTGAAAAGGGCAGCGCAATATCTCCCAAAGATGCTGC TACGGCCATGAAAGACTTGCGCTCTGTGGCGGACATGATGGGCAACTTGACAGCCGCCGCCATTTCCATAGGGCCCGTCTCCGGGGTCATGGTGAAAGCAAACAACATAAGTACTGTTCAAACGCTGTCCATTGTGCAGAGTGACAATTTAAGT ATTGTTGAGTCTGAAGATGTATTCTCAAAGTATCCCATTTCACTATCTGTTCCAAAGGAAGCATTTGAGATAGCTTTTCGTTCCCAGAATACTacatttgctggtgtgtttaaATTCCCAAACTTGGGACAG GATACTCAGAATACTCTCTATAATTCCATTTATGCCATTGAGATGGGAGTGAATGTCTCTAATCTCTCCAATCCAATCAGACTAAACATCAAATTGGACAAG GAGGGGACAAGAAACTACACTTGCTCATCCTGGGATGGAGAAG GAAATGCAACCAACTGGACAACTGACGGCTGCTTCACAAGCCTGTTAAATGGCACT ACTCAGGATCCATCCAATTACATCTCCAAAGTGGACTTGGACACGCTGACGTACATCACCTACATTGGGTGCGGGATGTCAATGTTTTTCCTTGGCATTGCACTGCTGAAGCATGCTGTGGTCAG AAACACCAGACACGGTTCCAAGATCCTCGCCAACCTTTTCGTGGCCTTGTTCCTACTGAACCTCCTGTTCCTGTCAAACACATGGATGACCAACCTGAATAACGTTATCTTATGCAAGGCCGTCGCCAGCCTCATGCATTACTTCATGTTGTCTTCTTTTAACTGGTTTGCGGTGGAGGCAttccacctctgcctgcaaaTCTACAGGTATTCCTCATCAGACATCCACAACTACATGGTGAAGGTCTGCATCGCCGGGTGGG CTCCTTCCATGTTTGTGGTGATGGGAATTTTCTCAGTCGGGAAGTACGGCAACCTGACGATCACCACATATTCTGGAAACAGTGTCAGTAT GTGCTGGATCACGGACTCCTTCCTTCACTATGTGGTGAACACCAGTTACTACAGCCTGATCTTCCTCTTCACCTtcatcaccttcatcatcatGCTGCACTGGCTCCACCTCCTTCGCAGTAAAATTGGCAGCTCGCAGTTGTCCGGCAGAGCAGGCATCTTCACCATTGTCGGCCTCTTCTGCAGCCTGGGTCTCAGCTGGGGCTTTGCCTTCTTCAGTTACGGAGCCTTGCGGGTTCCATCCTACTACATCTTCACCATCCTCAACTCCTTTCAAG GGTTCATCTTGTTCCTGTACTACTACAAAACCAACATGGCACCTGTCCAAAGCAGCCAAACGAACACCTCAGTATCTACATTAAACATTTTCGACAATCCATATGTAGtcaaaaaatga
- the LOC114774297 gene encoding kinetochore scaffold 1-like, giving the protein MDPTETLRFDFEPAGSSRRRISSILKAPRPSTRLSDSDQKEVQAENVRPTEKRRNSRRVSFASKNDIRLFANNERGAPPVRSPLQDVFTSGTDPESTKGIYIHEDGTQPVSGMDDLLMAPLHVSQLNNKVRFFTDPTAQGDQTKVFDAEEDAYMDMTHCHTIVIDKDSNLK; this is encoded by the exons ATGGATCCCACCGAAACCCTGAGATTCGA TTTTGAACCTGCTGGGTCAAGCAGAAGGAGGATTTCATCG ATTTTAAAAGCACCTCGCCCTTCCACCAGACTCTCTGACTCAGACCAGAAAGAGGTTCAG gcTGAGAATGTCAGGCCAACAGAAAAAAGGCGGAATTCACGTAGGGTCAGCTTTGCCTCCAAAAATGACATTCGTTTGTTTGCAaa TAATGAAAGAGGTGCGCCTCCTGTACGGAGTCCTTTGCAAGATGTTTTCACCAGCG GAACAGATCCTGAGAGCACAAA GGGCATCTATATTCATGAGGATGGGACTCAGCCCGTTTCTG gcATGGATGACCTGTTAATGGCACCCCTTCACGTCTCACAGCTAAACAACAAG GTCAGGTtcttcactgaccccactgcACAGGGAGATCAGACGAAGGTTTTTGATGCAGAAGAAGATGCCTACATGGACATGACCCACTGTCACACTATTGTTATTGACAAGGACTCAAACCTAAAATGA